The Micromonospora sp. NBC_01740 genome includes a window with the following:
- a CDS encoding MFS transporter, whose product MRALRRWLDDTAGGLPATFWYLWAGLLINRAGAFAMLFLSLYLTEARGASEALTGTVVGAYGLGGAGGVLLGGVLADRWGRRSTLLAAHLATAGLMVGLAFSRHLVMIAALAALVGVAHSMPSPAFVAAIVDVVPERRRSRAFNLQFWAFNLGMAVASLLAGLLAEASFVALFLVDAAATALAAVVIAWKVPETLPRRAAKAAPILDTFRSDRTESVQDLRVAPVRGSGAVTRRVGRERQRRVGWPRRAGQERQAGRERQAGRERRVGRERRPGLHTALTDRTFLTFVGLTFVLAVLTMQTSTIMPLAMRSDGLRPSAYGAVVALGGVLIVLGQLFVPRLIERHRKDRVLAVSTALLALGFATLAFADDVAVYLAAAVVWTVGQMLAAPPNAQINADLAPLELRARYQSVFYLAFPAASFVAPTLGGVSLQYLGDRHWLIVGGLGLLAAGCHLLAGPPRERRVAALRQLSTPLPPSPTPAPSSVR is encoded by the coding sequence GTGCGGGCCCTGCGCCGCTGGCTGGACGACACCGCGGGCGGGCTCCCCGCCACCTTCTGGTACCTCTGGGCCGGCCTGCTGATCAACCGGGCCGGCGCCTTCGCGATGCTCTTCCTGTCGCTCTACCTGACCGAGGCGCGGGGAGCGAGCGAGGCGCTCACCGGCACGGTCGTCGGGGCGTACGGGCTGGGCGGGGCGGGCGGCGTGCTGCTCGGCGGGGTGCTGGCCGACCGGTGGGGGCGGCGGTCCACCCTGCTCGCCGCCCACCTGGCCACCGCCGGACTGATGGTCGGGCTGGCCTTCAGCCGGCACCTGGTGATGATCGCGGCGCTCGCCGCCCTGGTCGGGGTGGCGCACTCGATGCCCAGCCCCGCCTTCGTGGCGGCGATCGTCGACGTGGTGCCCGAACGCCGGCGCTCCCGGGCCTTCAACCTCCAGTTCTGGGCGTTCAACCTGGGCATGGCCGTCGCCTCGCTGCTGGCCGGTCTCCTCGCCGAGGCGAGCTTCGTCGCGCTCTTCCTGGTCGACGCCGCCGCCACCGCGCTCGCGGCGGTGGTCATCGCCTGGAAGGTCCCGGAGACACTCCCCCGCCGCGCCGCCAAGGCTGCCCCGATCTTGGACACTTTCCGCTCCGACCGGACGGAAAGTGTCCAAGATCTTCGGGTGGCACCGGTCCGCGGCAGCGGAGCGGTGACGCGGCGGGTGGGGCGGGAGCGGCAGCGGCGGGTGGGGTGGCCGCGGCGGGCGGGGCAAGAGCGGCAGGCGGGGCGGGAGCGGCAGGCGGGGCGGGAGCGGCGGGTGGGGCGGGAGCGGCGGCCGGGGCTGCACACGGCGCTGACCGACCGCACCTTCCTCACCTTCGTGGGCCTGACCTTCGTGTTGGCCGTGCTGACCATGCAGACGTCGACGATCATGCCCCTGGCGATGCGGTCGGACGGCCTGCGCCCGTCGGCGTACGGCGCGGTGGTGGCGCTCGGCGGAGTCCTGATCGTGCTCGGGCAGCTCTTCGTGCCGCGGCTGATCGAACGGCACCGCAAGGACCGCGTCCTGGCCGTCTCCACCGCGCTGCTGGCGCTCGGCTTCGCCACCCTCGCGTTCGCCGACGACGTGGCGGTCTACCTGGCCGCGGCGGTGGTCTGGACGGTCGGCCAGATGCTCGCCGCGCCGCCCAACGCGCAGATCAACGCCGACCTCGCCCCGCTCGAGCTGCGGGCCCGCTACCAGTCGGTGTTCTACCTGGCCTTCCCGGCGGCGTCGTTCGTGGCGCCCACCCTGGGCGGGGTCAGCCTCCAGTACCTCGGGGACCGGCACTGGCTCATCGTCGGCGGGCTCGGGCTGCTGGCCGCCGGCTGCCATCTGCTCGCCGGCCCACCCCGCGAACGCCGCGTAGCGGCCCTCCGCCAGCTCTCCACCCCCCTTCCCCCATCCCCGACCCCCGCCCCGTCCTCGGTGCGGTGA
- a CDS encoding YbjN domain-containing protein, whose amino-acid sequence MSGKSDLAALIESVCDERELAWESTGPGSYAVTLPGTHKLKTVCNLILGEHALRIEAFVMRQPDERREELWAWLLQRNARMYGVSFSVDAVGDVYLTGRVNPAGIDADELDRLLGAVLTYADESFDTMLEIGFGSSIRREWEWRVKRGESTANLAAFAHLFEPSPGAAGQPGTAG is encoded by the coding sequence ATGAGCGGGAAGAGTGATCTTGCGGCCCTGATCGAGTCGGTCTGCGACGAGCGGGAGCTGGCCTGGGAGTCGACCGGCCCGGGCTCGTACGCGGTCACGCTGCCGGGCACCCACAAGCTGAAGACGGTCTGCAACCTCATCCTCGGTGAGCACGCGCTGCGCATCGAGGCTTTCGTGATGCGCCAGCCGGACGAGCGGCGCGAGGAGCTGTGGGCCTGGCTGTTGCAGCGCAACGCCCGCATGTACGGCGTGTCGTTCTCCGTCGACGCGGTCGGCGACGTCTACCTGACCGGTCGCGTCAACCCGGCCGGGATCGACGCCGACGAGCTGGACCGGCTCCTGGGCGCGGTGCTGACGTACGCCGACGAGTCCTTCGACACGATGCTGGAGATCGGCTTCGGCAGCTCGATCCGGCGGGAGTGGGAGTGGCGGGTCAAGCGGGGCGAGTCCACCGCCAACCTCGCGGCGTTCGCCCACCTCTTCGAGCCCTCCCCGGGCGCGGCCGGGCAGCCGGGCACGGCAGGGTAG
- the mshA gene encoding D-inositol-3-phosphate glycosyltransferase, with protein MAELHTGVGRQRGARPWPRPRRIATLSVHTSPLHQPGTGDAGGMNVYILEVARRLAEADVEVEIFTRATSGDLPPVVETAPGVHVRHVTSGPLEGLTKEELPGQLCAFTAGVLRTEASRPPGHYDLIHSHYWLSGQVGWLAKERWGVPLVHTAHTLAKVKNAQLAAGDRPEPKARVIGEEQVVTEADRLVANTAVEARDLIDRYDADPARVAVVEPGVDLDRFRPAPGNRDRAVVEARRRLGLPATGYVVAFVGRIQPLKAPDVLIRAVAALRERDPVLADEVTVVICGGPSGSGLDRPTALMELAGTLGVADRVCFLPPQTGDDLPALYRAADLVAVPSYNESFGLVALEAQACGTPVVAAAVGGLVTAVRDQVSGVLIDGHDPADWARTLGRLLPDRPHRAELARGAARHARNFSWHRTASGLLTVYGEAIAAHRARLASELACGPAMSCSW; from the coding sequence GTGGCGGAGTTGCACACCGGTGTGGGTCGTCAGCGCGGTGCGCGCCCGTGGCCCCGCCCCCGGCGGATCGCGACGCTCTCGGTGCACACCTCACCCCTGCACCAGCCGGGCACCGGCGACGCCGGCGGCATGAACGTCTACATCCTGGAGGTCGCCCGGCGGCTGGCCGAGGCGGACGTCGAGGTGGAGATCTTCACCCGGGCCACCTCCGGCGACCTGCCCCCGGTGGTCGAGACGGCGCCCGGCGTGCACGTCCGGCACGTCACCTCGGGCCCCCTCGAAGGGCTCACCAAGGAGGAGCTGCCGGGGCAGCTCTGCGCCTTCACCGCCGGCGTGCTCCGCACCGAGGCGTCCCGGCCCCCGGGCCACTACGACCTGATCCACTCCCACTACTGGCTCTCCGGCCAGGTCGGCTGGCTGGCCAAGGAGCGCTGGGGGGTGCCGCTGGTGCACACCGCGCACACGCTGGCGAAGGTCAAGAACGCCCAGCTCGCCGCCGGGGACCGGCCCGAACCGAAGGCCCGCGTCATCGGCGAGGAGCAGGTGGTCACCGAGGCCGACCGGCTGGTCGCGAACACGGCGGTCGAGGCCCGTGACCTCATCGACCGGTACGACGCCGATCCGGCCCGCGTCGCCGTGGTCGAGCCCGGCGTGGACCTGGACCGGTTCCGCCCGGCCCCGGGGAACCGCGACCGCGCCGTCGTCGAGGCCCGCCGCCGACTCGGGCTGCCCGCCACCGGGTACGTGGTGGCCTTCGTCGGCCGCATCCAGCCCCTGAAGGCCCCGGACGTGCTCATCCGCGCGGTGGCCGCGCTGCGCGAGCGCGACCCGGTCCTCGCCGACGAGGTGACCGTGGTGATCTGCGGGGGCCCCAGCGGCAGCGGGCTGGACCGGCCGACCGCCCTGATGGAGCTGGCCGGCACGCTCGGCGTCGCCGACCGGGTGTGTTTCCTGCCCCCGCAGACCGGTGACGACCTGCCCGCCCTGTACCGGGCCGCCGACCTGGTCGCGGTGCCGTCGTACAACGAGTCCTTCGGCCTGGTCGCGCTGGAGGCACAGGCCTGCGGTACGCCGGTGGTGGCCGCCGCCGTCGGCGGCCTCGTGACCGCCGTGCGGGACCAGGTCAGCGGCGTGCTGATCGACGGCCACGACCCGGCCGACTGGGCCCGTACGCTCGGCCGCCTGCTGCCGGACCGGCCCCACCGCGCCGAGCTGGCCCGGGGCGCCGCGCGGCACGCCCGCAACTTCTCCTGGCACCGCACCGCCTCCGGGCTGCTCACCGTCTACGGCGAGGCGATCGCCGCACACCGGGCCCGGCTCGCCTCCGAGCTGGCCTGCGGCCCGGCGATGTCCTGCTCCTGGTGA
- a CDS encoding SDR family NAD(P)-dependent oxidoreductase, translating into MTSVAVVTGASSGIGAATARRLAAEGFHVLAAARRTDRLAALVAEIEAAGGAATAVACDVTSDESVAGLAGAATALGPVTLLVNNAGGARGLDPVESGSVGDWQWMYDVNVLGTLRVTQALLPALEASGAGTIVVVSSTAGFTVYEGGGGYAAAKHAQTAIAGTLRLELCGRPVRVIEIDPGMVRTDEFGLVRFAGDAERAAAVYAGVAEPLVAEDVADCVAWCATRPQHVNVDRLVVRPLAQAAQHKVHRVG; encoded by the coding sequence ATGACCTCTGTCGCCGTCGTCACCGGAGCCTCCAGCGGGATCGGGGCGGCCACCGCCCGCCGGCTCGCCGCCGAGGGGTTCCACGTCCTCGCCGCCGCGCGGCGTACCGACCGGTTGGCCGCCCTGGTGGCCGAAATCGAGGCCGCGGGGGGCGCGGCCACCGCCGTGGCCTGCGACGTCACCTCCGACGAGTCGGTGGCCGGCCTGGCCGGGGCGGCGACGGCCCTGGGCCCGGTCACCCTCCTGGTCAACAACGCGGGCGGCGCGCGCGGCCTGGATCCGGTCGAGTCCGGGTCGGTCGGCGACTGGCAGTGGATGTACGACGTCAACGTGCTCGGCACGCTGCGTGTCACCCAGGCGCTGCTGCCCGCGCTGGAGGCGTCCGGGGCCGGCACCATCGTGGTCGTCTCCTCGACCGCCGGCTTCACCGTGTACGAGGGCGGGGGCGGCTACGCCGCCGCGAAGCACGCGCAGACGGCGATCGCCGGCACGCTGCGGCTGGAACTCTGCGGCCGACCGGTGCGCGTGATCGAGATCGACCCGGGCATGGTCCGGACCGACGAGTTCGGGCTGGTCCGCTTCGCGGGGGACGCCGAGCGGGCAGCGGCCGTCTACGCCGGGGTCGCCGAGCCGCTGGTCGCCGAGGACGTCGCCGACTGCGTCGCCTGGTGCGCGACGCGCCCGCAGCACGTCAACGTGGACCGCCTCGTCGTACGGCCGCTGGCCCAGGCCGCCCAGCACAAGGTGCACCGGGTCGGCTGA
- a CDS encoding class I SAM-dependent methyltransferase gives MTGTARHRPLGVVTRGTTNPNRLRRVDNWIVETCREALREAADPLVVDLGYGASPVTAVELRARLATAVRPDVRVVGLEIDPVRVAAAQPSADPPRLTFARGGFELAGLRPALVRAFNVLRQYDEREVADAWRTMTAGLAPGGLLVEGTCDELGRLGGWLLIDADGPRTLTLAAKLTTLDTPAELAERLPKALIHRNVPGERIHDLIRALDDAWHAAAGYAPYGPRQRWLRAVAAVRAAGWPVLDGPRRWRHGELTLPWPEIAPA, from the coding sequence ATGACGGGCACGGCGCGGCACCGGCCGCTCGGCGTGGTGACCCGGGGGACGACGAACCCGAACCGGCTCCGCCGGGTGGACAACTGGATCGTCGAGACCTGCCGGGAGGCGCTGCGCGAGGCGGCCGACCCGCTGGTGGTGGACCTCGGCTACGGCGCCAGCCCGGTGACCGCCGTCGAACTGCGCGCCCGGCTCGCCACCGCGGTCCGCCCCGACGTGCGGGTCGTCGGGCTGGAGATCGATCCGGTACGCGTCGCCGCCGCCCAGCCGTCCGCCGACCCGCCCCGGCTCACCTTCGCCCGGGGCGGCTTCGAGCTGGCCGGGCTGCGGCCCGCCCTGGTCCGCGCGTTCAACGTCCTGCGCCAGTACGACGAGCGCGAGGTCGCCGATGCCTGGCGCACCATGACCGCCGGGCTGGCCCCGGGCGGGCTGCTGGTCGAGGGCACCTGCGACGAGTTGGGGCGGCTCGGCGGCTGGCTGCTGATCGACGCCGACGGTCCCCGTACGCTCACCCTCGCCGCGAAGCTCACCACCCTCGACACCCCGGCGGAGCTGGCCGAGCGGCTGCCCAAGGCGCTGATCCACCGCAACGTCCCCGGCGAGCGGATCCACGACCTGATCCGCGCGCTCGACGACGCCTGGCACGCCGCCGCCGGCTACGCCCCGTACGGCCCGCGCCAACGCTGGCTGCGCGCGGTCGCCGCGGTACGGGCGGCGGGCTGGCCGGTCCTGGACGGCCCCCGCCGCTGGCGCCACGGCGAACTCACCCTCCCCTGGCCCGAGATCGCCCCCGCCTGA
- a CDS encoding UDP-N-acetylmuramate dehydrogenase has product MSDVYAQPTTGTEPATTCDLARYTTLRLGGPAARVVAGTDADAIVRAVREAAGRDEQVLLLAGGSNVVIGDAGFPGTVVLVRSRGVRVVAEDADAVTVRVEAGEPWDELVATTVANGWSGLECLSGIPGSTGATPIQNVGAYGQEVAETIVGVGVHDRVEGTVGRIDAADCGFAYRSSIFKYSDRWVVLSVDFRLARSPLSGPVRYAELARALGVQVGDRVPLADARATVLRLRAGKGMVLDATDPDTRSVGSFFTNPVLDVAAYELLRERAADIGEPPSWPCPGDMVKVSAAWLIDRAGFGKGHPGPEGVAISSKHTLALTNRSGTASTASLVELAREIRDGVHDRFGVTLHPEPILINCTI; this is encoded by the coding sequence GTGTCAGACGTCTACGCCCAGCCGACAACCGGAACCGAACCCGCCACGACGTGCGACCTGGCGCGATACACCACCCTACGCCTGGGCGGTCCCGCCGCCCGTGTCGTCGCCGGCACCGACGCCGACGCGATCGTGCGGGCCGTGCGGGAGGCGGCCGGACGCGACGAGCAGGTCCTGCTCCTCGCCGGGGGCAGCAACGTCGTGATCGGGGACGCCGGCTTCCCCGGCACCGTCGTCCTGGTGCGCTCCCGGGGCGTGCGGGTGGTCGCCGAGGACGCCGACGCCGTCACCGTACGCGTCGAGGCCGGCGAGCCCTGGGACGAGCTGGTCGCCACCACCGTCGCCAACGGCTGGTCCGGCCTGGAGTGCCTCTCCGGCATCCCCGGCTCGACCGGCGCCACCCCCATCCAGAACGTCGGCGCGTACGGCCAGGAGGTCGCCGAGACCATCGTCGGCGTCGGAGTCCACGACCGGGTCGAGGGGACCGTCGGGCGGATCGACGCCGCCGACTGCGGGTTCGCGTACCGGTCCAGCATCTTCAAGTACAGCGACCGCTGGGTGGTGCTCTCCGTCGACTTCCGGCTCGCCCGCTCGCCGCTGTCCGGCCCCGTGCGCTACGCGGAACTGGCCCGGGCGCTCGGCGTGCAGGTGGGGGACCGGGTGCCGCTGGCCGACGCCCGGGCCACGGTCCTGCGGCTGCGCGCCGGCAAGGGCATGGTGCTCGACGCCACCGACCCGGACACCCGCTCGGTCGGCTCGTTCTTCACCAACCCGGTGCTCGACGTGGCCGCGTACGAGCTGCTGCGGGAGCGCGCCGCCGACATCGGCGAGCCGCCGTCCTGGCCTTGCCCCGGGGACATGGTCAAGGTCAGCGCCGCCTGGCTCATCGACCGGGCCGGCTTCGGCAAGGGCCATCCGGGGCCGGAGGGCGTCGCCATCTCCAGCAAGCACACCCTCGCCCTGACCAACCGCAGCGGCACCGCCAGCACGGCGTCCCTGGTCGAGCTGGCCCGGGAGATCCGCGACGGCGTCCACGACCGCTTCGGCGTGACCCTGCACCCCGAACCGATCCTCATCAACTGCACCATCTGA
- a CDS encoding maleylpyruvate isomerase family mycothiol-dependent enzyme → MSRLHATKDFWLGALRAEGPAFAAAVAEAPPETPVLSCPGWTVADLTLHLTSLYRWVHSFAGTGAATPSPGGSEPVELEPGVAPLQLWQQAYDRLMTLFDGLDPEAPAWNWAPQPKKAGFWPRRMAHETAVHRWDAQLAIAAGEPVEAKLAADGVSEILDTWLPAGRRRTAGQWRGVVQISAVDAGQEWFLRLRGEGVALLDTATIFDHDDHHARAQVSGTASDLLLALWGRVGLDTLDVAGDRALLEGLRVG, encoded by the coding sequence ATGAGCAGACTGCACGCAACGAAGGACTTCTGGTTGGGAGCGCTCCGGGCGGAGGGCCCGGCGTTCGCCGCCGCCGTGGCGGAAGCCCCGCCGGAGACACCGGTGCTGTCCTGTCCCGGCTGGACAGTCGCCGACCTGACCCTGCACCTCACCTCCCTCTACCGCTGGGTGCACTCGTTCGCGGGCACCGGCGCGGCCACCCCCTCGCCCGGCGGGTCCGAGCCGGTCGAGCTGGAGCCGGGCGTCGCCCCGCTCCAGCTCTGGCAGCAGGCGTACGACCGGCTGATGACCCTCTTCGACGGCCTCGACCCGGAGGCCCCGGCGTGGAACTGGGCGCCGCAGCCGAAGAAGGCGGGCTTCTGGCCGCGCCGGATGGCGCACGAGACCGCGGTGCACCGGTGGGACGCCCAGCTCGCCATCGCGGCGGGCGAGCCGGTCGAGGCGAAGCTCGCCGCCGACGGGGTGAGCGAGATCCTGGACACCTGGCTGCCGGCCGGTCGGCGCCGCACGGCCGGCCAGTGGCGCGGGGTGGTGCAGATCTCCGCCGTCGACGCCGGTCAGGAGTGGTTCCTGCGGCTGCGCGGCGAGGGCGTGGCGCTGCTCGACACGGCCACCATCTTCGACCACGACGACCACCACGCGCGGGCGCAGGTCAGCGGCACCGCGAGCGACCTGCTGCTGGCGCTCTGGGGCCGGGTCGGCCTCGACACGCTGGACGTGGCCGGCGACCGGGCCCTGCTGGAGGGCCTCCGCGTCGGCTGA
- a CDS encoding ABC transporter substrate-binding protein yields the protein MGVFPRRRLAAVALVAATALFATAGCAGDEPAKDGKITLTVDVFSQFGYEELYKEYMASHPNVKIVERGTGTNLDDYSPKLTQWLAAGKGAGDVVAIEEGLMVEYKANPDNFVNLLDHGGAELQGNFLEWKWKGGMTQDGKLIGLGTDVGGMAMCYRTDLFAKAGLPTDREAVSKLWPTWQDYVKVGEQFKAKNTGASFLDAATNIFNTIVLQTAGNAQGYHYYDTSGNLVVDSNPAVRQAWDTTMDIIDSGLSGKYGSWSEEWVSAFKQAKFATIACPAWMTGVIEGNAGAEAKGKWDIARVPGNGGNWGGSWLAVPTQSKHRAEAIELAKFLTSAKGQIGAFKAKGPLPSSPQALADPAIVDAKNAYFSDAPVGQIFGEGAKTLKPVYMGPKNQAVRTEVENAVRTVELGQRKPDQGWTDAVNNAKKAAAK from the coding sequence ATGGGTGTCTTTCCGCGCCGCCGCCTGGCGGCGGTGGCCCTCGTCGCCGCCACCGCGCTGTTCGCCACCGCCGGCTGCGCCGGCGACGAACCCGCCAAGGACGGCAAGATCACGTTGACCGTGGACGTGTTCAGCCAGTTCGGCTATGAAGAGCTCTACAAGGAGTACATGGCCAGCCACCCGAACGTGAAGATCGTCGAGCGTGGCACCGGCACCAACCTCGACGACTACTCGCCGAAGCTGACCCAGTGGCTCGCCGCCGGCAAGGGCGCGGGCGACGTCGTCGCCATCGAAGAGGGGTTGATGGTCGAGTACAAGGCCAACCCCGACAACTTCGTCAACCTGCTCGACCACGGCGGGGCCGAGCTCCAGGGCAACTTCCTGGAGTGGAAGTGGAAGGGCGGGATGACCCAGGACGGCAAGCTGATCGGTCTGGGCACCGACGTCGGCGGCATGGCCATGTGCTACCGCACGGACCTGTTCGCCAAGGCCGGCCTGCCCACCGACCGCGAGGCCGTGTCGAAGCTCTGGCCGACCTGGCAGGACTACGTCAAGGTCGGTGAGCAGTTCAAGGCGAAGAACACCGGCGCCTCGTTCCTGGACGCCGCGACCAACATCTTCAACACGATCGTGCTCCAGACGGCCGGCAACGCGCAGGGCTACCACTACTACGACACCAGCGGAAACCTGGTGGTGGACAGCAACCCGGCGGTACGGCAGGCCTGGGACACCACCATGGACATCATCGACTCCGGCCTCTCCGGCAAGTACGGCTCCTGGTCCGAGGAGTGGGTGTCGGCCTTCAAGCAGGCCAAGTTCGCCACCATCGCCTGCCCGGCCTGGATGACGGGCGTCATCGAGGGCAACGCCGGCGCCGAGGCCAAGGGCAAGTGGGACATCGCCCGGGTGCCCGGCAACGGCGGCAACTGGGGCGGCTCGTGGCTCGCCGTGCCGACCCAGAGCAAGCACCGCGCCGAGGCGATCGAGCTGGCGAAGTTCCTGACCAGCGCCAAGGGCCAGATCGGGGCGTTCAAGGCCAAGGGCCCGCTGCCCTCCTCGCCGCAGGCGCTGGCCGACCCCGCGATCGTCGACGCCAAGAACGCGTACTTCTCCGACGCCCCCGTCGGGCAGATCTTCGGCGAGGGCGCCAAGACGCTGAAGCCCGTCTACATGGGGCCGAAGAACCAGGCCGTCCGCACCGAGGTCGAGAACGCCGTCCGGACGGTGGAACTGGGTCAGCGCAAGCCCGACCAGGGCTGGACGGACGCGGTCAACAACGCGAAGAAGGCCGCCGCCAAGTAG
- a CDS encoding carbohydrate ABC transporter permease, producing the protein MTVQLDPRPPVAPAPRTGRRTPAMRFSRLDTKYSPYLFIAPFFVLFGVFGAYPLIYTFWVSLHDWDLLGSNHPFVGLENYSRLLEDPDFWHAVVNTLGIFVISTVPQLLAALWLANLLNRQLRARTTFRMAVLIPNITSTAAVAIVFGVLFGREFGMVNWLLDLVGIDAIEWKSNRFASWVAISTMVDWRWTGYNALIFLAAMQAIPRDLYESAAIDGAGRARQFWSITVPLLKPTIIFTVIISTIGGLQLFTEPRLFHSGTNPIRGGTLRESQTVTMYMFENAFAPHYNFGYGSAVAWLLFALIAVVAAINVLLLRRLGGAKPPKDHAKSKEGAR; encoded by the coding sequence ATGACCGTCCAGCTCGACCCGCGCCCGCCGGTCGCACCGGCGCCCCGCACCGGTCGACGCACACCGGCGATGCGGTTCAGCCGCCTCGACACGAAGTACTCGCCCTACCTGTTCATCGCCCCGTTCTTCGTGCTCTTCGGGGTGTTCGGGGCGTACCCGCTGATCTACACCTTCTGGGTCTCCCTGCACGACTGGGACCTGCTCGGCAGCAACCACCCGTTCGTCGGGCTGGAGAACTACAGCCGGCTGCTGGAGGACCCCGACTTCTGGCACGCCGTCGTCAACACCCTCGGCATCTTCGTCATCTCCACCGTCCCGCAGTTGCTGGCCGCGCTCTGGCTGGCCAACCTGCTCAACCGGCAGCTGCGGGCCCGGACGACGTTCCGGATGGCGGTGCTGATCCCGAACATCACGTCGACGGCAGCGGTCGCGATCGTCTTCGGGGTGCTCTTCGGCCGCGAGTTCGGCATGGTCAACTGGCTGCTCGACCTGGTCGGGATCGACGCGATCGAGTGGAAGTCGAACCGGTTCGCGTCCTGGGTGGCCATCTCCACCATGGTCGACTGGCGGTGGACCGGCTACAACGCGCTGATCTTCCTGGCCGCGATGCAGGCCATCCCGCGCGACCTCTACGAGTCGGCCGCCATCGACGGGGCCGGCCGGGCCCGCCAGTTCTGGTCGATCACCGTGCCGCTGCTCAAGCCGACGATCATCTTCACCGTCATCATCTCCACCATCGGCGGGCTCCAGCTCTTCACCGAGCCCCGGCTGTTCCACTCCGGAACCAACCCGATCCGGGGCGGAACGCTACGGGAGTCGCAGACCGTGACCATGTACATGTTCGAGAACGCCTTCGCGCCCCACTACAACTTCGGCTACGGCTCGGCGGTGGCGTGGCTGCTCTTCGCCCTGATCGCGGTCGTCGCGGCGATCAACGTGCTGCTCCTGCGCCGGCTCGGCGGCGCGAAGCCCCCGAAGGATCACGCGAAGTCGAAGGAGGGAGCGCGATGA
- a CDS encoding carbohydrate ABC transporter permease yields MTRLWAASRLTYAALIAAGVLSIFPIYWMFVVASRSNDAMGQLPPPVTPGGNFGANVSRLLNNTDAYFVAGLVNSAIVAVTVTVSVVFFSTLAGFAFAKLRFRGRNALLMVIIATMMVPTQLGVIPLYLLMTKLNWNDRLPAVIVPALVTGFGVFMMRQYAGQAVSNELIEAARVDGCNTARIYWNVVLPALRPAAAVLGLLTFMTTWNDFLWPYAVLNDPENPTVQLALRTLSDGYYTDMSQVFTGTAIATLPLLLVFVLFGRQIIGGIMEGAVKA; encoded by the coding sequence ATGACCCGCCTCTGGGCCGCCAGCCGGCTCACCTACGCCGCGCTGATCGCCGCCGGGGTCCTGTCGATCTTCCCGATCTACTGGATGTTCGTGGTGGCGAGCCGCTCCAACGACGCGATGGGCCAGCTGCCACCACCGGTCACCCCCGGCGGCAACTTCGGCGCGAACGTGTCCCGGCTGCTGAACAACACCGACGCGTACTTCGTCGCCGGCCTGGTCAACTCGGCGATCGTGGCGGTCACGGTCACCGTCTCGGTGGTCTTCTTCTCCACGCTGGCCGGGTTCGCCTTCGCCAAGCTGCGGTTCCGGGGACGCAACGCGCTGCTCATGGTGATCATCGCGACGATGATGGTGCCCACCCAGCTCGGCGTCATCCCGCTCTACCTGCTGATGACGAAGCTGAACTGGAACGACCGGCTGCCGGCGGTGATCGTACCGGCCCTGGTCACCGGCTTCGGGGTGTTCATGATGCGGCAGTACGCCGGCCAGGCGGTCAGCAACGAGCTGATCGAGGCGGCCCGGGTGGACGGCTGCAACACCGCACGGATCTACTGGAACGTCGTGCTGCCGGCACTGCGCCCGGCCGCCGCCGTGCTGGGGCTGCTCACGTTCATGACCACCTGGAACGACTTCCTGTGGCCGTACGCTGTCCTCAACGACCCGGAGAACCCCACCGTGCAGCTCGCCCTGCGCACGCTGTCCGACGGGTACTACACGGACATGTCCCAGGTGTTCACGGGAACGGCCATCGCCACCCTCCCGCTGTTGCTGGTCTTCGTCCTGTTCGGCCGCCAGATCATCGGCGGCATCATGGAAGGTGCGGTCAAGGCGTGA